CCCAGCAGTGAGCGGCCCAAAATCGCGGAGGACCAAAGCTCTACACCGCCCGCCAGCGCGCCCAGCACGGTACCCAGACGGGACCAGAGCGGCTTGACGTTACGCACTCCCTTGAGTTCGTCGGCAATACCGGTCTGCATGACGCGATCGCTGAGATCGGCGATCACATCGTGCTGGCGCCCGGCGCCAATGGCGCTGGCCACCGCATCAGCCGCGCCGATACCCGACAGAATGGCGTTGTGGATGGCCTTGAGGCGCGGTGCGTTCATGAACCCCGCAGCGCAGCCAATCAGACCACCGCCGGCGAAGGCCAGTGTGGGAATGGACTGCCAGCCGCCCGCGGTCACCGCACGGGCGCCATAGCTGATGCGGGTGGCGCCTTCGAGCAGTGGCGCGACCGACTTATGAGTCTTGAAGCGCTGGAACTCGTCAAATGGTGACAATGTCGGATCGGTATAATCGAGATAGGTCACCTGCCCGACATAGAGCTTGCGATCTTGGGCGTGGTAGACAAAGCCCCCGCCGGCGGTTGCGTTGTCGAGCGGGAAGCCGAGATAGTGATCGACGCGACCGGGCTGATGCTTGTCGGCGGCAATCTCCCAGACCTCCTTGATGCCCAGACCATATTTCTGGGGATCATTGGCCAGTTGGTAATCGCCAATGATCTGCTTGGCCAGCGAGCCGCGCGCGCCTTCGGCGATCAGGGTATATTTGGCTTCCAGCGCGATGCCCTCGGCAAAGCCGGGTCTGGGATTGCCCGCTTCGTCACGACCCAGATCACCGGTAATGACACCGCGCACCGGGCCACCGCCGCCGCCCAGCACATCGACGGCGGCCGTCATGGGGAAGATATCAACGCCCAGATCGGCCGCCTGCTCGCCCAGCCAGCGCACCAGATCGCCCAGGCTGACGATTACACCATTGGGGGTCTTGAGCTGTGGTGGCATCAACCAGTGTGGGAAGGCCAGATCGCCATTGCCCGTCAGCAGGTGATAGGTATCGCTGGTGACATCGGGACCCACCGGGGCTCCCTTGAGGCGCCAGTCGGGGATCAGGGCATCAAGGCCACGCGGATCCATGACAGCGCCCGAAAGGATATGGCCGCCAACTTCGGCGGCTTTTTCAACCACGGTCACCCCGAGTTCAGGGTGATGCTGCTTGATGCGGATGGCTGCAGACAGGCCCGAGGGGCCGGCGCCGACAATCAGCACATCAGTGGAAATGGTTTCGCGCGTGCCAGCCTCTGCCATATAGAATGCCTCTTGTATTCCGGACGCGGCTGGCCGCGCCAAACGGGCTGTGACATAACAGAGAACATGACCGAAAATCACCCGCTAAATCACGACGAAATGCTCGCCGTGCTGGATTGGTATCGCGCCGCTGGCGTGGATATCGCCGTGGGCGAAGAGCCGGTCGACCGCTTTGCACAACGACCACCGGCCCGTCCTGCGGCTACACCGCCCCCCACTGCAATGCCGGGCGCCGCACCACCGCAGCGTGCCGTCGAGCCCCCCGCTATTGGCGGAGATCCCGGCGAAGCACGCAGTCTGGCGGCATCGGCCAAGTCCCTGGACGAGCTGCAGGCGCTGCTGGAAAACTATGACGGGTGCGGGCTGAAACTGCGGGCGACCCAGCTGGTGTTTGCCGATGGCAATCCGGTTGCCGACATCATGCTGATCGGCGAAGCGCCGGGGGCTGAAGAGGACCGGCAGGGCAAACCCTTTGTCGGCAAGTCGGGACAATTGCTTGACCGTATGCTGGCAGCGATCGGGCTTGATCGCACCAAGGTCTATATCGCCAATACCGTGCCTTGGCGTCCACCCGGCAATCGCACCCCAACACCCGAGGAAATGGCGCTCTGCCTGCCCTTTCTGCACCGACAGGTCGAACTGGTTGCACCCAAGCTGGTGATGACTTTGGGCGGACCCGCCATGCAGACCATCTTTGAGACCACAAGCGGCATCATCAAGATGCGCGGCAAGTGGTCCGGGGTGACCATTGGCAGCCATCAGGTCGAGGCCATCCCGACGCTGCATCCGGCCTATCTGCTGCGCAACGCTCCTGCCAAGGAACAGGCCTGGGCCGACATGCTGAGCCTGAAGTTGAAGATCGAGGCGCTCGGTCTGGGCCACTAGGCGTCCAGAGCGGCTGAAGCGGGAATTTCTGGGGGGCATTGGCGGGTTTTCCATTGCACCCGTGCCGGAACGCCGCACTAATGTCACTGTTGCGTGATTTGCCGCGCTACTCCAATCCCGCAGAGCCGAAAGCGCCATGGCCTCCGTAATCAAAATCTACGCCCTGTTCCTGGGTTCCGCCCTCTTGATGTTCGGTGGTGGGCTGCAGGGCCTGCTGCTCTCGGTTCGTGGTGCCGAAGAAGGTTTCTCGGTTCTCTCGCTGGGCCTGATCGGCACCGGCTGGTCGATCGGCTTTGTCGCCGGCTCGATTACCGTGCCTATGGTCGTGCGCAATGCGGGCCATATCCGGGCCTTCTCGGTGATGGCGGCCATCGGCACCATCACCATTTTGCTCAACCTGCTTTGGGTCAACGATATCAGCTGGATCGTGCTGCGTGCGCTGTCGGGCTTCTGCTTTGCCGGCGCAGCGATGATAGTGGAGAGCTGGCTCAATGAGGTGGCCGACAACAAGAGCCGTGGCACGATCTTTTCGATCTATGTAACGATCAATATGGCTGCCTCCACGCTGGGTCAGGTTGCCATGTCTGTGACCGGCACGGCGGGCTATATCCCCTTCGTGATCGGCGCCATCGCCTTTGCCTGCGCCATTCTGCCGACCGCGCTGACCTCCAGCCCACAGCCACGGCCGCTATCGTCGGCCAAGATCGATATCGGACTGCTCTACCGCACCTCGCCGGTGGCGGCGATCGCTGCATTTTCCGTCGGCATGGCCAATGGCTCGTTCGGCACGC
The DNA window shown above is from Devosia litorisediminis and carries:
- a CDS encoding electron transfer flavoprotein-ubiquinone oxidoreductase, with protein sequence MAEAGTRETISTDVLIVGAGPSGLSAAIRIKQHHPELGVTVVEKAAEVGGHILSGAVMDPRGLDALIPDWRLKGAPVGPDVTSDTYHLLTGNGDLAFPHWLMPPQLKTPNGVIVSLGDLVRWLGEQAADLGVDIFPMTAAVDVLGGGGGPVRGVITGDLGRDEAGNPRPGFAEGIALEAKYTLIAEGARGSLAKQIIGDYQLANDPQKYGLGIKEVWEIAADKHQPGRVDHYLGFPLDNATAGGGFVYHAQDRKLYVGQVTYLDYTDPTLSPFDEFQRFKTHKSVAPLLEGATRISYGARAVTAGGWQSIPTLAFAGGGLIGCAAGFMNAPRLKAIHNAILSGIGAADAVASAIGAGRQHDVIADLSDRVMQTGIADELKGVRNVKPLWSRLGTVLGALAGGVELWSSAILGRSLLGTLSHDKPDSAGLKPKAAVSGRRYGKPDGKLTFDRASSVYLANLAHDEDQPVHLRLADPAVPVRDNLPKYGEPAPLYCPAGVYELAEEGAAPVFRIHAANCVHCKTCDIKDPAQNITWVPPEGGSGPNYSGM
- a CDS encoding uracil-DNA glycosylase, translated to MTENHPLNHDEMLAVLDWYRAAGVDIAVGEEPVDRFAQRPPARPAATPPPTAMPGAAPPQRAVEPPAIGGDPGEARSLAASAKSLDELQALLENYDGCGLKLRATQLVFADGNPVADIMLIGEAPGAEEDRQGKPFVGKSGQLLDRMLAAIGLDRTKVYIANTVPWRPPGNRTPTPEEMALCLPFLHRQVELVAPKLVMTLGGPAMQTIFETTSGIIKMRGKWSGVTIGSHQVEAIPTLHPAYLLRNAPAKEQAWADMLSLKLKIEALGLGH